The following proteins come from a genomic window of Gossypium raimondii isolate GPD5lz chromosome 5, ASM2569854v1, whole genome shotgun sequence:
- the LOC105766015 gene encoding uncharacterized protein LOC105766015 yields the protein MTADTTTLSYWLNWRFSFCALFILTSMVVAAIIIWKFEGRKRSENREVENRKESPGILYEDETWKTCLEGIHPAWLLGFRVFAFLMLLALLMANAVISGGGIFYFYTQWTFTLVTIYFGFGSAVSIDGYRKHCRKACGDRSNHISLDSEQGTYVPPTIDEIADVSSNQSKHFDPREAPYHPSIAGPWTYAFQIIYQICAGAVMLTDSVFWLIIFPFLMPKYRSLNFIVVCMHSINAVFLIGDTILNCMRFPLFRIAYFILWTGAFVIFQWIIHAYVNLWWPYPFLDLSSSYAPLWYLGIGVMLIPCYGIFALIVKLKDFSLSRTFRDSYRKLR from the exons ATGACTGCCGATACCACGACCTTAAGCTACTGGTTGAACTGGAGGTTCTCATTCTGTGCATTGTTCATCCTAACCTCAATGGTTGTGGCAGCAATTATAATCTGGAAATTTGAAGGTCGGAAAAGATCGGAAAATCGAGAGGTAGAAAATAGGAAGGAATCTCCGGGGATCTTATATGAGGATGAAACTTGGAAAACATGTCTTGAAGGCATTCACCCTGCTTGGTTGCTGGGTTTCAGAGTGTTTGCTTTCTTAATGCTTTTGGCATTACTTATGGCCAATGCTGTCATTTCTGGAGGTGgcatattttacttttatactcA GTGGACATTTACTTTGGTCACAATCTACTTTGGG TTTGGATCGGCAGTCTCCATAGATGGATATCGAAAGCACTGCAGAAAAGCTTGTGGCGATAGGTCCAATCACATTAGTTTAGATTCTGAGCAAGGCACCTACGTACCTCCCACGATTGATGAAATCGCAGATGTATCATCCAACCAGTCCAAACATTTTGATCCCCGTGAAGCTCCTTATCATCCTTCTATTGCAGGTCCATGGACTTAtgcgtttcaaattatttatcag ATTTGTGCAGGTGCAGTAATGCTCACTGATTCAGTATTTTGGCTGATCATTTTTCCGTTCCTAATGCCcaaatatcgcagcttgaatttT ATTGTTGTCTGTATGCACTCAATCAATGCTGTTTTCCTAATTGGTGACACAATTTTGAATTGCATG CGGTTCCCTTTGTTCCGaattgcatattttattttatggacGGGTGCTTTTGTTATATTCCAATGGATCATCCATGCTTATGTTAACCTTTG GTGGCCATATCCATTTCTTGACTTGTCATCCTCATATGCTCCCTTATG GTACTTGGGAATCGGAGTAATGCTCATCCCATGTTATGGGATCTTTGCTTTAATAGTTAAACTCAAGGACTTCTCTTTGTCAAGAACATTCCGGGATTCGTATAGAAagttgagataa